One window of the Athene noctua chromosome 5, bAthNoc1.hap1.1, whole genome shotgun sequence genome contains the following:
- the INA gene encoding alpha-internexin, translating to MSYSAEPAASYRHLFAEAPRRPEGAAGRRARPGAEPGRERSAEPRRARASEKEQLRGLNERFAGYIERVRALEERNRALAAELAALRQRSAEPRRLGQLLGGELRALRARLEEAHGERAQAALERARLAEETQRLRARCEEEARGRAEAERALRSRQQAAEGAARARADLERRAAALREELAELRGAHAQQLAQLGAALRAAAPPAPASAPAGRPDLAAALRELRAQYEALAARNLQAAEDWYRARCARLHERAARSQEAVRASRREAGECRRQLQARLAEMESLRGAHQSLERQLQELEERHSAEAAGLQDTIGQLEDDLRNTKNEMARHLREYQDLLNIKMALDIEIAAYRKLLEGEETLFSTGSVGLSALNPLPNPTYSLQPKGFSSSTLSFKEEEQGKVIKVTSKISSSRAEMFEGTITSAKKRGRLNLHEGFVVNAKM from the exons ATGAGCTACAGCGCGGAGCCGGCCGCCTCCTACCGCCACCTCTTCGCGGAGGCCCCGCGGCGCCccgagggggcggcgggccggcgggcgcgcccgggcgcggagccggggcggGAGCGCAGCGCTGAGCCGCGGCGGGCGCGGGCCAGCGAGAAGGAGCAGCTGCGAGGCCTCAACGAGCGCTTCGCCGGCTACATCGAGCGGGTGCGGGCGCTGGAGGAGCGGAACCGGGCGCTGGCGGCCGAGCTGGCGGCGCTGCGGCAGCGCTCGGCCGAGCCGCGCCggctggggcagctgctgggcGGGGAGCTGCGGGCCCTGCGCGCCCGCCTGGAGGAGGCGCACGGCGAGCGGGCGCAGGCGGCGCTGGAGCGGGCGCGCCTGGCCGAGGAGACGCAGCGGCTGCGGGCGCGCTGCGAGGAGGAGGCGCGGGGCCGCGCCGAGGCGGAGCGGGCGCTGCGCTCCCGGCAGCAAGCGGCCGAGGGGGCCGCCCGCGCCCGCGCCGACCTggagcggcgggcggcggcgctgcgggaGGAGCTGGCGGAGCTGCGCGGCGCCCACGCCCAGCAGCTGGCTCAGCTgggggccgcgctccgcgccgccgcccccccggccccggcctcggccccggcggggcggcccgacCTGGCGGCGGCCCTGCGGGAGCTGCGCGCCCAGTACGAGGCGCTGGCGGCCCGCAACCTGCAGGCGGCCGAGGACTGGTACCGCGCCCGCTGCGCCCGCCTCCACGAGCGGGCGGCCCGCAGCCAGGAGGCCGTCCGCGCCAGCCGCCGAGAGGCCGGCGAGTGCCGCCGCCAGCTGCAGGCCCGCCTGGCCGAGATGGAGAGCCTGCGCGGCGCCCACCagtccctggagaggcagctgcaggagctggaggagcggCACAGCGCCGAGGCCGCCGGCCTGCAG GACACCATCGGGCAGCTGGAGGACGACCTGCGAAACACCAAAAACGAGATGGCTCGGCACTTGAGGGAGTACCAAGACCTGCTTAACATCAAGATGGCCCTTGATATCGAGATAGCTGCCTACAG GAAGCTGCTGGAGGGAGAGGAGACCCTCTTCAGCACAGGAAGCGTCGGCCTTTCAGCGCTCAATCCTCTCCCCAACCCTACTTACTCCCTCCAGCCAAAAGGCTTTAGTTCCTCTACTCTGTCTTTCAAGGAGGAGGAACAAGGAAAGGTTATTAAAGTGACCTCTAAAATATCATCCAGCAGGGCTGAGATGTTTGAGGGGACCATAACCTCTGCCAAGAAAAGAGGGAGATTAAACTTGCATGAAGGATTTGTTGTGAATGCAAAAATGTAA